A region from the Alnus glutinosa chromosome 5, dhAlnGlut1.1, whole genome shotgun sequence genome encodes:
- the LOC133869589 gene encoding protein PHLOEM PROTEIN 2-LIKE A9-like, which translates to MAAKAHYDADPLEQEQELEGGGGYKLYPRQLNIVWGNDPRYWRIPAGKGDTGPAELIQVCWLEVTGSLQLEANKTYEVGFKVSLTPDAFGWNGCPVYVMAKFGKRGKYSWKRATLKTDKAEDQYQIPEQVLSIKSETENTLYFGLYEVWSGKWKGGLKIHEAIIKKK; encoded by the exons ATGGCTGCAAAAGCTCATTATGATGCAGACCCCCTCGAGCAAGAACAAGAG TTAGAAGGCGGCGGCGGATATAAACTTTATCCAAGACAACTCAATATCGTATGGGGCAATGACCCCCGCTACTGGCGCATACCTGCAGGGAA GGGGGATACTGGTCCTGCAGAATTGATACAGGTTTGTTGGCTGGAGGTAACCGGTTCATTGCAGTTGGAGGCTAACAAGACGTATGAAGTTGGGTTCAAGGTATCCCTGACACCAGACGCGTTTGGTTGGAATGGGTGTCCTGTTTACGTGATGGCCAAGTTTGGGAAAAGGGGAAAGTACTCTTGGAAAAGAGCAACATTAAAAACGGATAAAGCGGAAGATCAATATCAAATTCCTGAACAGGTACTGAGTATCAAATCTGAAACTGAAAATACGCTCTACTTCGGTTTGTATGAAGTGTGGAGCGGGAAATGGAAGGGAGGTCTGAAAATTCACGAGgcaatcatcaaaaaaaaataa